In Juglans microcarpa x Juglans regia isolate MS1-56 chromosome 7D, Jm3101_v1.0, whole genome shotgun sequence, the following are encoded in one genomic region:
- the LOC121238764 gene encoding protein TAB2 homolog, chloroplastic — MASLSFDATRIRTPTLLSHKPIFTSLIKPVKISYCFFKKPSPIESKLDLFRSESSVSTPKEVEVDDEEDDPTAELCFLDPEIDPGSVSEWELDFCSRPILDIRGKKVWELVVCDSSLSLQFTKFFPNNVINSVTLKDAIVSISDYLGVPLPEKIRFFRSQMQTIITKACKELGIKPIPSKRCLSLLLWLEERYETVYMRHPGFQKGSKPLLALDNPFPMELPDNLFGEKWAFVQLPFSAVREEASSLETTFVFGAGLDLDLLGIEIDDKTLVPGLAVTSSRAKPLAAWMNGLEVSSIETDISRGCLLLSVGISSRYVYATYKKTPVTTNEAEAWEAAKKACGGLHFLAIQEDLDSDDCVGFWLLLDLPPPPV; from the exons ATGGCTTCTTTAAGCTTCGACGCCACCAGGATAAGAACCCCGACGCTCCTGTCTCACAAACCCATCTTCACCTCCCTCATAAAACCCGTTAAAATCTCATATTGTTTCTTCAAAAAGCCTTCACCTATCGAATCAAAACTCGACCTCTTCCGGTCAGAAAGCTCGGTTTCTACACCAAAAGAAGTGGAAGTTGATGATGAAGAGGACGACCCAACAGCAGAGCTCTGCTTTCTTGACCCAGAAATCGATCCCGGGAGCGTTTCAGAGTGGGAATTGGATTTTTGCTCTCGACCCATCCTAGATATCAGGGGGAAGAAGGTGTGGGAGCTAGTTGTATGCGACAGTTCGCTTTCACTTCaattcacaaagtttttccccaACAATGTCATCAACAGTGTCACTTTGAAGGACGCTATTGTGTCGATAAGCGACTATTTGGGCGTCCCATTACCAGAGAAAATCCGCTTCTTTAG GTCACAGATGCAGACAATTATAACAAAAGCTTGTAAGGAGCTTGGTATAAAACCTATTCCAAGTAAACGG TGTCTTTCGCTTCTTCTATGGCTGGAAGAACGCTATGAGACTGTGTACATGCGTCATCCTGGTTTTCAGAAGGGGTCTAAACCACTTCTAGCATTAGACAACCCTTTCCCAATGGAGCTTCCAGATAATCTATTCGGTGAAAAATGGGCATTTGTCCAATTACCTTTTTCAG CTGTTCGTGAGGAGGCCTCGTCCTTGGAGACAACATTTGTGTTTGGTGCAGGTTTAGATTTAGATTTACTAGGTATTGAAATCGATGACAAGACATTGGTTCCAGGACTGGCTGTCACATCTTCACGTGCTAAGCCTTTAGCAG CTTGGATGAATGGACTCGAAGTCAGCTCAATTGAGACTGATATCAGTCGCGGTTGCTTGCTTCTGTCTGTTGGAATTTCTAGCCGGTATGTTTATGCCACTTACAAGAAAACTCCTGTAACAACAAATGAAGCCGAAGCTTGGGAAGCAGCAAAGAAAGCTTGTGGAGGGTTACATTTTCTTGCCATTCAAGAAGACTTGGATTCAGATGACTGTGTTGGATTTTGGCTTCTACTAGACTTGCCACCTCCACCTGTATAA
- the LOC121238766 gene encoding stress-response A/B barrel domain-containing protein HS1-like isoform X1, with the protein MEEAKGSVVKHVFVAKFKDETSAAQIDQLIREMANLVNLIEPMKSLDCLASSALLHENIYKRVRDATEVNTDKEECKSSTCMGMDVSAGKKNQGFTHVFECTFESMEGIAEYVAHPAHKEYAKTLMPNVEKFQVFDYELTKAVI; encoded by the exons atggaagaagcAAAGGGATCAGTGGTGAAGCACGTATTTGTAGCAAAGTTCAAAGATGAAACTTCAGCTGCCCAGATCGACCAACTCATCAGAGAAATGGCCAACCTCGTTAACCTCATCGAGCCAATGAAGTCCTTAGACTG cTTGGCATCCTCTGCTTTACTGCATGAGAATATTTACAAGAGAGTTAGAGATGCAACTGAGGTGAACACAGACAAAGAAGAGTGTAAATCTTCCACCTGCAT GGGCATGGATGTGAGCGCTGGGAAGAAGAATCAAGGTTTCACTCATGTCTTTGAATGCACCTTTGAGAGTATGGAGGGTATCGCAGAGTATGTTGCTCATCCTGCCCATAAAGAATATGCAAAGACACTCATGCCTAACGTGGAGAAGTTCCAAGTGTTTGATTACGAACTCACTAAGGCTGTCATCTAG
- the LOC121238766 gene encoding stress-response A/B barrel domain-containing protein HS1-like isoform X2, giving the protein MEEAKGSVVKHVFVAKFKDETSAAQIDQLIREMANLVNLIEPMKSLDWGMDVSAGKKNQGFTHVFECTFESMEGIAEYVAHPAHKEYAKTLMPNVEKFQVFDYELTKAVI; this is encoded by the exons atggaagaagcAAAGGGATCAGTGGTGAAGCACGTATTTGTAGCAAAGTTCAAAGATGAAACTTCAGCTGCCCAGATCGACCAACTCATCAGAGAAATGGCCAACCTCGTTAACCTCATCGAGCCAATGAAGTCCTTAGACTG GGGCATGGATGTGAGCGCTGGGAAGAAGAATCAAGGTTTCACTCATGTCTTTGAATGCACCTTTGAGAGTATGGAGGGTATCGCAGAGTATGTTGCTCATCCTGCCCATAAAGAATATGCAAAGACACTCATGCCTAACGTGGAGAAGTTCCAAGTGTTTGATTACGAACTCACTAAGGCTGTCATCTAG